catgctactctatcctgtgcaagctccttcatctcccagtacctactgcaacctacatccttctgaatctgcttagtgtattcatctcttggtctccctctacgatttttaccctccacgcagaacatgtcttaccagccgatcccttcttctagtcaagttgtgccacaaactcctcttctccccaattctattcaacacctcctcattagttatgtgatctacccatcgaatcttcagcattcttctgtagcaccacatttcaaaagcttctattctcatcttgtctaaactatttatcgttcatgtttcacttccatacatggctacactccatacaaatactttcagaatcgactttctgacacttaaatctaaactcgatgttaacaaattactcttcttcagaaacgctttccttgccattgccagtctacattttatatcctctctacttcgaccatcatcagttattttgctccccaaatagcaaaactcctttactactttaagtgtatcatttcctaatctagttccctcagcatcaccctatttaattcgactacaatccattatcttcgttttgcttttgttgatgttcatcttataccctcctttcaagacactgtccattccgttcaactgctcttccaagtcctttgctgtctctgacagaattacaatgtcattggcatacctcaaagtttttattttttctccatggattttaatacctaggcctactctgaacttttcttttgtttcctttactacttgctaaatatacagactgaatagcatcggggagaggctacaacgctgtctcactcccttcccaaccactgcttccctttcatgtccctcgactcttataactgccatctggtttctgtacaaattgtaaacagcctttcgctccctgtattttacccctgccatcttcagaatttgaaagagagtattccagtcaatattgtcaaaagctttcagtaagtctacaaatgctagaaacgtaggtctgcctttccttaatctttcttctaagataagtcgtagggtcagtattgcctcacgtgttccaatatttctacggaatccaaactgatcttccccgaggtcagcttctactagtttttccattcgtctgtaaagaattcacgttagtatcgttagtatcttgcagctgtgacttattaaactgatagttcggtaattttcacatctgtcaacacctgctttctttgggattggaattactgtattcttcttgaagtctgagggaatttcgcttgtctcatacgtcttgctcaccagatgatagagttttgttaggcctggctctcccaaggctgtcagtagttctaatggaatgttgtctactcccggggccttgtttcgacgtaggtctttcagtgctctgtcaaactcttcacgcagtatcatatctcccatttcatcttcatctacctcctcttccatttccataatattgtcctcaagtacatcgcccttgtatagaccctctatattctccttccacctttctgctttcccttctttgcttagaactgggtttccatcaaagctcttgatattcatgaagtggttctcttttctccaaaggtctcattattttcctgtaggcagtatctatcttacccctcgtgagataagcctctacatgcttacatttgtccactagccatccctgcttagccattttgcacttcctgtcgatctcatttttgagacgtttgtattcctttttgcctgcttcacttactgcatttttgtattttctcgtttcatcaattaaattcagtatctcttctgttagcctAGGATTTCtaccaaccctcgtatttttacctacttgatcctttgctgccttcactatttcattcctcaaagctacccattcttcttctactgtatttctttccccattcctgtcaattgttcccttatgctctccctgaaactctgtacaacctctggttctttcagtttatccaggtcccatctccttaaagtcccacgtttttgcagtttcttcagttttaatctacagttcataaccaatagattgtggtcagagtccacatctgcccctgtaaatgtcttacaatttaaaatctggttcctaaatctctgtcttaccattatataatctatctgaaactttttagtatctccaggatttttccatgtatacaaccttctttcatgattctagaaccaagtgttagctatggttaagttacgctctgtgcaaaattctaccaggcggctacctctttcatttcttagccccaatccatattcacctactacgcttccttctcttccttttcctactgtcgaattccagtcacccatgactattaaattttcgtctcccttcactacctgaataatttcttttatctcatcatacatgtcatcagtttcttcatcatctgcagagctagttggcatataaacttgtactactgtagtaggcgtgggcttcgtgtctatcttggccacaataatgcgttcactatgctgtttgtagtagcttacccgcactcctattttttattcattatttaacctactcctgcattacccctatttgattttgtatttataaccctgtattcacctgaccaaaagtctcaacaaatacccctccgttgtggttgcatctacggtacggctatctgtatcgttgaggcacgcaagcctcggcaccaacggcaaggtccatcgttcatgggggggggggggaggttcttaTCACTAACTAGCGTTATATGGGAGCTTGGCAGTGTCCCTTACGATCCTATAACCTATTGTCAACCCCTCCAGTCAACAGTTCTGCAACGGATTCGTCTTTCAAGACAACAATGCACGAGCACATCGTGCCTCACTCATGAACTCCCTCCTACAGGAGGCATGAATGAACTAAATGGAATGGCTTGCAGTATCTGCTGTCAGGTAACCAACTGAACGTACTTGGGACTTCATGGAACATGCCGTGCGTCATCACACATACCATTCTCACATTCTGTGTGAACTGACAAGTGTCACCACTGAATTATGGGACGAACTTGAGCAGCAACATTTTGACCGTCCTATGGACAGCATACGGAGGAAGCTCCACCCATGTCACAATGCATGGCTTGGAGCAACACGCCTTTGAGTATTGTCCAGCAGCAAATTTTGATTTCACTGATGTGCGCCTTCGCACAGACAGCCTTTATTTTGATTGACAACTTGCCTTTtcctcttcggccgacgtttgtttcaaGATTATTCTGACGTTTGGCCAGCACGAGTATCTGGCAttttcaaagcttcaccctccattgctggtggttgaCTGCAATCGAGCTTGTGGCCGCAGATTAGATGTACCTGAAGCGCCAACATCCAAGGGTTTTCCATGGTCATTACCCCTGCGGTTCTCCTCTTCCTATCTGAAAAGGTCATTCGCTGCATCACGGAAATCCAAAATCAGTTCGTCTTGAGGCTTTCTTAATTATTGTTGAAGCTGTtgtcatttttctgtatttctatagcttccctgaacaagcgAGTGTGACAGCTCTTCTCCATAACAAGAACTTCCATGACGGCGAATTTTATTGTGATCGCTCTGACGCAGCGCTTGCTCCACCAAGACctgtttctccacctgccccaacctgccaAGGCGCTTACGTTCGGTGAGTCTGGTGGTGATTGATCGTCCACTCATTCCAATAtagacttttccacatgtgcatagTATGCGGTATATTCTCTAGATTGTAAATGGGTCCCTTTCCTCcgttgccgatctgagacactctttgatctttttGTCGGTTTGTAAATAATCTTTACGCCGTCTTTGCACAATATATGGCCGATTCTGACCACCACTCTGTGACTGCATGGCAGAAAAGTCGTATCAGACGTTTctttttccgatgtgtcacttcaccgAGTGTTTGATTTTATGAAACTTCATGTGTAACTGATGGAGTACCCATCGCACCTCGGAAACCTTTATGGGAGTTGAATCTTGCGTGCGAGGTGCTGTGGCTGACGTATTCGTCTTGCTCGCGTAACGAGCGTTTCAATCGTGTCCCTTTTCTCGCTCAGATGGTGATCTGACACTTGTGTGTGTGCAGTGTTTGATACACAGTGTGACCCTGGTTTTCGCCATTCatcgtgaccagcacatctagaaagggtAGCTGTTGGTCCTTTCCCACCTCCGTGGTAAATTTGAAGTGGACGCAGAGATTTTtcaggtgtcttaggaagtcaccgagctgttcctcaCCATTGCTCCACAAAACGAAGGTATCGTCGCTGTAGTTacaccacaccttaggtttacaaggtgccaagtcaggcgcctgtgcttcgaaatgttccatgaaggagTTGGCCGTCACTGGACtaagtgggctacccatggcgatgcATTCTACATTAAATACCTCGTCGTGAGACATGCATCAAAGAATTCGATAATGTTTTGCGGTGAAATGGAACCGATATACTCCAGAAAATCATTGAGTGGCAatggtaaacaaagaaacaacatcatagTTGGCCAGGATGTCTTTTGGACTAAGTTTTACTGTCTCCAGCTTCTCAGTCAAATGTCATGAGCCCTTTACGTAAGTGTCAGTCTTTCCTGCATGCAGCTggagctctgacaatgccagccactagcGCAGGTAAAATCTccgaaaaatcatcaaacaatttTTGGCTGAAGaatctgagacagaagccaataagcaATTTGccaacaagtgaccacgaaagacttatcagttttgttttgattgttttatttttattttacaataaagTTTTTTTAGTTTCACAAGACTTATTATTTCGTTCCCTGCTCCACTTGAACCCACATCCACACACGTTCGCAGATATGGAGCTGGTGCAGAACTCTTTTTGAGCTGATTAGAATATGAAGTAATTATGGAATAATAGAAACTACAAAGACAGTACTCACCCTTTGTAAGAGTGCTGACTGTTTGAACTGTTAATACTGGAACTTAAAAACAACTAAGAGAAACAAGCAGCTTCAGTAAACACATTTAATAGCTTTAGATTTTTTTGTGGTATTCCATGATATGTATATCAGTGAgaaacagtttctgttttcattaTGCCACTATTTTGTTAAAATGTATGAACATTCCGAAAGAGACCAAACATGGTTTGATGTGTGAACAAGTGCGTGCATCACCAGACAAGTCCTTCACCGTAATCCACAAGATTTCAGGGTTGCTGTTTGATGATATTGACTTTTCGCTTCGATATTTCGGCAgacagacagccagccagccaTCTTAGGTTGAATTTTGCAAATGGAGACTTGTTGGGTGCTTCGCTATGATTGTACTAAAAACAGTTGTGGTGACACATATACATAGGTTTCGTCTGTGTGATCGTCCTCTTCCGAATGCTGGTGTTAACATAGTGACATGCATTAAGAAATCTCCAGCCTGCCTGATTCCATCCGAAACATCAGAGGGATAAGTCTTCACCATTTGGTTGCAATCCAGAAATCTCATGGAATACTCATTACGCTGTGAAAACGTCAAGATGCACAGTCAATGCTTGTTTAGCGAGGATAGTGGCTATGCCACTGGACAGGTGAGGCCCTCAGAACACGAGCTGAGGCAGCACTGGGGCCAGTGTTGGACAGCGGACGTAGCCCAGCGGCCAGGACTGTGTGGACCCCTCTCATCGAGTTGGGTGTGTACCACTAGGCGGTAGTCCGCCGCCAGCCACCCAGAGGACACACCCATCTCTAGCAGCAGCCGCAGCGCCACCACTGTGTCCTCCTCCACGTTGTGCTTGTTGTAGTCACCCAGCAGGGCTACCTCCAGGCTACAGTTCCGCACGGGACTCTGGATTCCACTGACAACGTCCGCACCGCGACCTACATACACGTAGCCGGCGCTGTCTATGAGGAAGTTGTGTAAGATGTCAGGCTGCTGCTGGCCACGCAGTACTGGTCCACACTCAGCTGGACCAGTGCAGGACGGACCGGCGCTGTGTGACAGCACCACCAAAGGAGCAGGGTGCCACAGGCGCGGGAACGCCGCCACTGAGCGGTTGCTCCATGCTTCGTGTGATACCAGCTGCAGCTTGTATGTGGCCGCCCATTCCTCGTCTGCTGCTGACCGCGCCAGTCTCCCAAAGGACAAATCTGTACAATATCAATACATTCACGTTACAAGTCTGGCTGACACTCACCAttta
This DNA window, taken from Schistocerca piceifrons isolate TAMUIC-IGC-003096 chromosome 4, iqSchPice1.1, whole genome shotgun sequence, encodes the following:
- the LOC124796324 gene encoding peptidoglycan recognition protein 1-like; protein product: MLPGWSPWYTLVVCFGAAVTFTSIVACGDTLKICICEDSNLSGFNTCSRMLTALLIMGFLGIQAFIFVWRYRYGCPSSTNLSFGRLARSAADEEWAATYKLQLVSHEAWSNRSVAAFPRLWHPAPLVVLSHSAGPSCTGPAECGPVLRGQQQPDILHNFLIDSAGYVYVGRGADVVSGIQSPVRNCSLEVALLGDYNKHNVEEDTVVALRLLLEMGVSSGWLAADYRLVVHTQLDERGPHSPGRWATSAVQHWPQCCLSSCSEGLTCPVA